The genomic stretch GGGGAGCTTCCCCTCAGTCTACCCCCACCAGAGGAGGCTCTCCGTTGGGCAGGATGTGCTCCAGGGGCGGCTTGGCGTGGACCTCCAGCAGCCCCTGGATGAAGCCCTCTGCGGGGGCGGCTGCCACGGACTCCTCTGGCAGAGAGCTGGAGGATGAGGGGGAGGGGTCTTTGGAGATGTTTGATTCGGGCGCCGGTGTCAGGTCGCTGGCTGAGGAGTCGTCACTAGTAGTTGTCTTCGTGTCAGTAGCTTGTGGGCCGGGAGTCGTGTCAACAGAAGGTCGTTGTGTCGCAGGGTTTGCAGAAAGTTCAGATTTTTCCTCGGCGTCCGGGTCTTCAGAAGCGACGGTGGCTGGTGGTTCTGAATCCGCAGTAGACTCCGCTTGTTTTGCTGGGCTTTCTTCCTCCAGCGTGGCTGATTCTGCGCCGTCACCTTCCTCACCCTCCTCTTttatgtcctcctcctcctccagctccttggCCCCCGCgccgctgccgctgccgctgccgcACTCGCTCTCATTCTCCGAGGTCGGGCAGGTGGAGGTCGGGGTCGGGGTGCAGGAGTCTCCGTCCTCGCTGGCGTCGTCGGTCCCGGCCGCGGCTCTGTCGGCTCCTCGGGGCTTCAGGTGGATCCGCTGGTGGCGAACCAGGCTGTGCTTCAGGGTGAAAGTCCGCTCGCAGGTTTGACACTGGTAGGGCCGCTCACCTGCagggacagaggcaggaggagggaTTTATTtagcaatgtgtgtgtaaacaaaaccttaaaataactgaaacaaAACTATCAAATAacgaaataataataataatcaaaaatatattaaacaaaatgaaaattaaagaaagtaaaaagttttaatgaacagaaacaaataatatGAAAACTAAAAACTTAACAtgagaatataataaaataaagataaaatatgtaaataaatactataaatactgactattaataaaataaaaatgtaaaaataaaacatttaaataaaaaataaaaaaatttgataAACTGAATGAGGAATAATAAATACTTAAAagagaatataaataaaaaataaaatgcaagtaagaaaaaaaaaatatgaataaatcaataaaataaacatttaaatgtttaaataaataaataaaagatctgAAATTTTTataagtaaaaattaaaacaaaaaacttttaataaattaaataatgtaaaataaaaaacaataacatgtaataaaaagtgtgtgtgtgtcgtacctgtgtgtgtgtgtgtgtgtgtgtgtgtgtgtgtgtgtgtgtgtgtgtcgtgtgtgtgtgtgtgtgtgtgtgtgtcgtacctgtgtgtgtgtgtgtgtgtgtgtgtgtgtgtgtgtgtgtgtcgtgcctgtgtgtgtgtgtgtcgtacctgtgtgtgtgtgtcgtacctgtgtgtgtgtgtgtgtgtcgtacctgtgtgtgtgtgtgtgtcgtacctgtgtgtgtgtgtgtgtgtgtgtgtgtgtgtgtgtgtgtgtgtgtgtgtgtgtgtgtgtgtcgtacctgtgtgtgtgtgtgtgtgtgtgtgtgtgtgtgtgtgtgtgtgtgtgtgtgtgtgtcgtaccTGTGTGTGACCTCATGTGTCTCGTCAGGTCCTGCAGAGACCAGAATCTTTTGCCGCAGACGTTACAGATCTTCTTCCTCTTGTCTACTCGTCTTCCTGACGCCTCTCCTCCCTCTAAACTCTTTGGTTCGGACGCTTCTTCGTCGCTCCTCTcgtccttctccttctcctcctcctctgactccccGCTCTCTCCTCCCTCGCTCTCACCTCCCCTcactcctccttcctcctcctccatctccatcttctgctcctcttctttctcctcctctgtcggCTTGGTGGTGTTGCTCTCCGCTGCCTCCTCTTTCGCCAGCGGGTTCTCCTCCACCGGCGCTGGAGTTGGCGTCTCCTCGGAGAGGTGCGCCCTCTCGTGGCGGGCGAGGGTGGTGGCGTAGCGGAAGCTCTTATTACACACTCGGCAGACATGTTTGTACTCCGGCTGCTGCTTCACCACGgggctgctggaggaggaggaggaggaggaggaggctgtagcgcttttctccttctcttggCTCTCTGTTGCTACTTGCGGAGCAGAGGTAGAGGatgtggaggatgaggaggaggacgcAGGTTGCGAGGGCTGTTCTTCCTGAGCGGGGCCTGAGGACGTGGACAGCTTGAAGTCGATTAGCTTTTTGCCGAAGTTCAGGTCCAGACTTTTGTTGCTGTGGCAGTCGTCATCGTCTGCGCTCTCCACCTGGACGAGAGATGAAATCAACACTGAACGGACGTACTGACAGATGATTGAGCAAAATCAGATCCGTCTAAATGTTTACAGACTTCAGATCCTGTTTTTCTGCACTGAATTTTATAATCAAACTAAAAGCCCTTCGACTACAGTTTGATCTGTGATGATCTTTTGAATGCTTTGAATTCAAACACTGTGTTGGTGTTGTGCTTCAAAGTCCATTAAATCGCCAGTGTTTGAGGTCTGGTCGTAATTTTGGGAACTAGTTTGGAACTAGAAGCGCATTAATACGCACTTCAGCAGCCTCGTCACAGTCGGTTTTAGAATAAGGAGGACTGCAGACAGGGGAAGCAGAGAGGCGGGATGAAAGCAAAGATCATTACATGTAGAGATGTATTCTAAAAACTTCCCTCCAAAgtcagagaaacactgaaactaACACTGTGTGTCCTCTACAAGTCTGAATGAGTCTGTTTCCAGCACAGGAATCCGCATACTGTCTTTCATAAAGaaggtgtagtccctcattcgtccaggagtgttttatcatagaaaaggtttcagtcgtagtcgtctggacgctgttttcagaatcgagacgtttcggctcccatccggaagtcattctcaattgtgaaaatggtctgagaactctaAGAAACTctgagaaatttaagctactctgtgttgcttaagccccgccctcagggaggaatctacctgagtatctgttgattagctagtttcacctgaaactgacctaattgtttccatgatggcccagtaatcagtaatcaggcctattgttttctggctgcacctccctcatcactgttaagtacctgattagcatatgattggcgtgaccaaggtgttaatacactgtggtaaactttgggcagattgaatctcagaccaccatttctgttcaaagagggattttcttttttcacaaaaatggcttctttgtctcctctttcaaaccaactcttctctctacttagaatcttcacctcgctgtcttcaaatgtgcggtttgtagcttttagatgcaaatgcacggcgctctgtaatcctgagttagcgtgtcgtctgtgctgataaagtcttttgtgaagtggctgtttggtctcacctatgtaccgctctttgcagttttcctcactgcactgaatggagtagacaacaaggacaagttacccacacagaaacagagcaatgttgtctactccatgggacgggagccgaaacgtcttgattctgaaaacagtgtccagatgactacgactgaagtCTTTCGTAAAGCTTCCAACATCAGGTTTTGTGTAGGGGACAGATGTGATTACTGCCCTGCTGCATGTGCACACAGCTTTACAGTAACCAGGTGACTGCAGAGCACGTAAACGCGTTCTCCGAGCAACCTGTTCTCTTGAGTGCACGTCCACATGCTGATGGACGGCTCAGGGAGCGTTACCTTGGAGCTGTTGCTCTGTGGAGGCGGTTTCCCCTGTGCTGCGCTGGTCTCtggcgccccctgctggtccGGCTGCTCTGCGGTCTCCGTCTCCGGCTGCTCTGCGCCGCTGGCAGCTGGACTGCAACCTGCAGCACAAACCAACGTCTGTCAATATCAGCAGCAAACAGGGTGcaagtaaaaacacattacaataacatacagtaatgttttttaatgcaacaaaataaatcaaaggttctgtaatacaaataatataaaatcgGACACAACGGGAGACGTGAGGGAGAAAGACGGGAACAGATGCAGTAAAGGTCCATCATGCCGCCTTAAGAGCATATTTGAAACAACAGATGTCCTAAAAATTGTCCGACCTCAGCTTGATTTCAACAACAGAGCACTAGATCAGAGTGAGTAAATCTACCCAAAGCTCCAGGGATCCAGtatttgaatgaaaacactgattattttcatcaattaatctgcagattattttctcgattaaccgttcggtctataaaatgtcagaaaatggtaaaaaaatgCTGATCAAAATGTGGATATTGTGTTTATtgtcacataaaacaaagaaaagcagcaaatcctcacatctggaACCAGAGGATGACCTGAACGAGTAACTGATGATCAAAGTTGTTGTCATCTGActgatcgattaatcgtttcagttctACTCGTTTCTAATGACTAACCTTGGCTTGGTTTGTGGGTGGGGCTTGGTGTTGTTGACCCCGCCTCCTGATGTTCTGAGGGGGCGGGGCTCTCTGATGTGGGGGCGGAGCCTGAGTCTGCGGAGGTGCTGAGATCTTGTGCTTCTGGTGCGACCTGCTCCGTCTCTGACTGACTCTCTGAGGCACAACACAATACAATCAATACAACCAATACAGCGACCAACACACAGATCAGTGGTTCCCGAGTGATTTGCTGTTTCATtctttggatgtttttgtttctgacCTGCGCTCTCGTGCGAGCCTTCATCTCCGTCTTTCTTGGCCAGGGCGCCGTTGCGACGCAGCGTTCGGTGCGTCACGCCGTGTTTCCTCAGCAGGTGGCGCTCACAGTTAGATTTGGTGGAGAAAAAGGCATCACACTTCGGACAGGGGAAAGGTTTTTGGCCTGAAGGAAGGAAATGATTTAGATGAGGAGATGGCGTTTAGAGGGGAAACGTCTCTCATACAGACATCTGAAGCATGACAACGGGCCACAAACAgggtttttgtattttataagcttatcgtatgttttaatgtaacattttattctgaaatctACTATCTACAgtgtagctgtcagataaatgtagtggagcagaagttttaagtagcagaaaatgtaaatactcaagtaaaacaCTCCAAAACTGAactgagtaaatgtgcttagttactttccacacAAACcaataaactgaaaaaaggtattattaaaatataaaaaaacatacaaaatatatagtatatactgtatatatatttataaaaatacaaaataaatcaggCAGTACATTTTCACGTTTGCTTCCGATGACTGTTTTCTCAATACAAATCAAAAATGGGACCAAACTTAATAGAAATTCCTGTGATTATTAGTTCACTTTGTGATTAAAGACTCCAAAGAGGAAATGCTCGTCATTAACGTCAACTTTTCAGTAAAATGAGGCTTTGTCTCGCTTTCGGCCAACGTTTAACCAGCTTCTGACCCGAATAAATCATCCGTATGTTGACGTTAGTGTTGTTTTCGTTGTTGTGTATTACCGGTGTGCGTCAGCATGTGTCTCTGCAGAGAGCTGGCCCACGGGAACACTCGTGGGCAGAAGGGGCAGGTCATCTTCTGGACCGAGTTGGAGTAGGCGTTCTTCTTTCCTTTGGACTGCGGCACCACCAATGACGCTGCCGGCTTCACCTCCTCCTTgactcctccctccttctcctcccctcctcctgctgctctgtcaACATCTGTTCACAGGGAGGGTTTTGAATTAAGCCTCAGTTTTCTATCAATCATCCACTCAGACGGTCTTAAATGTGTCCCTCCTCCtacctctctttcctcccagGTCTGCAGCTCCAGTCTGCAGGTAGGTGCTGAACTTGTTGGCGTCAGTGGTGGCCAACATCTTCTCCACGCTGGCAAACTCCCCGCTGGACTCCAGGTCGATGCCACCGCCGCTCACAACGGCCTTCTCCTTCACTGTCAGGGCAGCAGGCTTCTTCCTGGACCGCTTTCTGTgggacgaagaggaggagaaaagcacaattacattttatttttattgctttgGCACCATCTGGTGGTAGAATCAATAACTGCGCAGTGGTAGACAGAagtttacaaacaaaatgtgcttCTGACCCTTCACTAGGTATTCTGGCAGCTGACAATTGCCAATCTCTGATACAATTAATGAGATTATGTTCGATTGACTACAGATTTATTTAACTGATCAATACCACAGCGCTCGTCTTTGAAAACCTCTTAGCAAAAAAGTATCCAAACACCGAAATAACACAATTAAGAGGATACTTCTATGAAATTCAATATCAATGTCATTCTGTGGAAATCtatctgaaactgaaactaaattTTCATCATCGcttaacttatttattttcattcttattaAGTGATAATGATTTAGACTATAAAATtagtccaaggtgacatctttaatttgcttgttttttttccgaccaacagtacaaaacccCAGAATCCTTTAttgaagcagcaaatcctcacattcgAGGAGCTGGAAATATTAAATCATTTCCTGTTGATTCTAATTAATGAATCGACTTACTGTTTTAGCACTACACAAAACCAATATTAGAACAAGTGAAAACATGCAACTGTGAATGTTTTTCCCCCATTAAATTCAAATCTATTAGcagtaaatgataaatgattattttctcagtgtcgATTTGCCAAATGGAGCAGCAGCTATAAAAAGGAAGTTCTCTTAATGATTCTTTAGGTTGTCGTGAAGCTCACATACCGGGAGGATCCCTCAGACGTGTCGTCACTTTGTGTCTCCAGAACAGCGGAGGGTCCTGGGGCGTCTGCAGCCGAATCGACCTGAGAGGACGCGGCGACCGCCTGGGGTTTTCCTTCCAGGGCGGCAGCCTCTCTCTTCAGCAGGTCTGGAGCGCCGGAGACGGAGTGGATGATCTGAGCGATGGAGGCCAGAGGGGGGAGCTCCTTGAGGGCAGTGGAGGAGGTAGCGGAGGCTGGTTTGGGGAGCAGGGGTTTCAGGCGCTGGGCTCGTGTAGAGTTGTTGAGGGAGGTGGGGGGCGGGGTGGATCCGGGGGGGAGCTGGTAGCAGCCGAGTTGGGGGTGAGGGTGCAGAGGAGGCAGGGTGTTCGCCGCCTTCTCCTCCTTGGACAGAGCTAGAgcgtgctgctgctgctcgacgatgctgctgcagctctgctccATCTTGATCTCCCTCTTCTCTTCGGCGCTCACCgcctccctcctctgcctcttgcTGGGGATGGACAGATCGATGGGCTGGTCCAGGATGGAGCAGTCGAAGCTGGGGGAAACGCTCTCCAGTTTGACCCCAGGAGACCCCGCCTGGCTGCCGGATCCACGACCCTTGGCGGAGAAGTCCAGCGGCTGGTCCATTTCTGTAGGATAAATCACGTTAGCcagctcctccaccttcactgCTTGGAGCGCCTGAATCGGAGGCTGACCGATCCCGTTCAGCGCCATCTGACTCACCGCAGCAGCTCGGCCAGAGGCGACGGTAGCGGCGGGAACAGCGGCAGGCAGCAGTGTGGCGATATGGTCTTCGATCTCCCTCTCCTGCACCTCGGGGTGCTGCTTGAGCAGGTGGTGGATGCAGTTGCGTTTGGCCAGGAAGGCAGCGCCACAGCGGCGGCACTCGAACGGCTTCCTCTGGCAGCCGTTGTGCGTGCGCAGGTGGATCTGCAGCGCCCGGTAGGTCTTCAGGTCCTCGCCGCAAAACCGGCACGTGGTCTCGGTTCCAGCGCTGCCCGTCTCCATGTCctgggtggtggtggttgtcGCAGCAGTGATTGCTGCGGCGATGTTCGctgtggtggtggaggtgacatatttgatgtttttctcgATTTCCTTCCTCGAGGTCTTGGCGTGCTTCTTCCTGAGGTGGCGCTCGCAGTTGGCCTTGACAGTGAAAGGATAATGGCAGACCCGGCAGACGTACGGTCGCTCGCCGCTGTGTGTCCGCAGGTGTCGGATCAGCGTGGCTTTGTCTGGAGCCACGTAGTCGCAGATGTTGCACTGGTGGGGAAGGATGCCGAGGTGGAAGCGCATGTGAGCCTGCAGGACGCCAGAGAAAGCAAACACCTGGTCGCAGAATCGGCACGGGAACGAGCCTTTAGCCGAGCCGGCGTTGGCGTTGTTTCCCCCTTTGGTTCCTGGCTTTCTCCCGCTAAGCCCCGCCTCCTCGTGTACTGCTGTGGTAGCAGCTGGCGGCGAATCAGATAAAGGCGTGTGAGCGTCACCCATACACTCCGTGTCCAACTGCCCTCCGTTCccagatgaagaggaggatgaagaggatgaggagggtgTTTTGAAGAGAGTCGGGGTGGGAGGAGGCAGGCTGGGGCTGATGCAGCCCAGTGAGGCCTGCTGGGAGCTCTGGAGGGGGGGAGGAGTCGTCGCCGTGAGGCTGGAGCGAGGGGTGATGGGAGGTTTGGGCTTCAGTGGAGGCATCGCCTTCTGACCCTGGACTTGacctggaggaggaagaaacagTCATTGAGTCTCTTTTTTCATACTTTTCTTTAAGAAACtgtttgactgattgattgattgattgattgattgattgattgacaaaCAGAAGAACACCCAGCTCGAGCCGACACCCACCTTGACCTCCAGCGAATCCTGGAGCTTTGGCCAGAGGTGGGAGGGTCAGTCCCATCTGATTGGGAGCTGCCGTCGCCACTTTGAGGATCTGCTGGATGTCTGCCAGCTCCACGATCCCGGCTCCACCTGCCTCTCCGGGTTTGACTCCGGACGAGGCCGCACTACCTGTTGCGGCGCCCCCGTCAGGCTGCAGGAGGAAGCCGGTCTGGAAGGGCTGCAGGGAGAGCAGGCTCAAGGCGTCTTTCTGGGAGAGGCCCTGCAGGGCGGAAGCGGAGCCGGAGCCCTCCAGCAGAGGGAAGCTGAGGGCCAGACCACTTACACCCAGCCCCAAAGTCAGGCCCAGACCTCCGGACAGGTAGGCTGAAGCCGGCTCCTGGGGAAGGCTGGAGGATGGCGGCTCCACGTGGATCACCTTGATGCTGTCCAGGTGGGCCTGATGGATCTCATCGTCTGTGGGACCAGACTTCACCTGAGAAATAAAGACAGCGTCCATCAGAGGACGGTCACAGGGCCGCATTACAGCATTCCTTGCGTCTTTGATTCGGTTTTGATTCGGTTTTTAAGCCCCCGTGATAACGGAGCTTACCTTAGAAACGTGCTGAAGTCCCAGCGCTTCCAAGAAGCTGGCCTGCTCCGGGGGCAGGACTTCTTTCTCAACATCCTGACTGCCGTTCTCAACGCCGTTTTCTGCAGCTGCGTCCTCTGCTTCATCCTCCGTTTCCTGTGTGTCAGGGGCGGCGGGTTTATCGGGGTGGGAGGCGGTTTTATGGATGTCCAGGGCAGAGCGAAGGGGGAACGCCTTGTCGCAGCAATCACAGACGAAACGATGGAACTTACTGATGCAGCGACGAAGGTTTGTCTCACACCAAAcctggaaggaaagaaagagctgattaataataagaataataataatctagaAAAGCTCAGCAGGAAGTTAATTTCTATGCCAGAGTTTGACCATCGGTGGTACGGTCCTTTAAAGCGGCGTGCGTCGATACCTGTGCGATGTGAGGGAACTTCCTGCAGGAGAAGTCTATGAAGGCCAGGTCGTTGAAGCCGGTGGGGATTGACGGGTTGTTCTGGATGAAGGGGTGGCCGCTGGGGTCCTGAGGGAGCAGCTTATGAACCCCCGCGTTGTGACGCAACAAACCGCGGTGGGTTCGGAAAGACAGGCAGCAGAGATCACACCTACGAAACACACACAACGAGGGCGACGCTAACAGTTAAATACTGTGTGCGTGAAGGATTCATCTGCGTGAAAGAGTGGAGCGTaaatcacaaacacagcaggatTATCAGACACCCAAAAATGGCGTCAGCAAAGAACAACAAAAGTTCCCCAGTAGGTGGGGACATTTCTCTGCGTGTGTTCCTGCACTGTGCATGTTTCATGACGACCAAGTTAAGTTTTAGACGCTGAAAGCGAGTTAGGGCATTTCATCCTCGCgtcttcaaagggctgtttgacgGTTTGGACTTGGTTGTTTTAAGGTTACAGTTAGTTTTAAACTAGAGGAAAAGTGATGTGTTATGTCAGTGAGGGTCCTCACATGCATAGaagtacaagtgtgtgtgtgtgtgtgtgtgtgtgtgtgtgcgataaCCCCTGGTGGCAGTGCTGGTCCTGGTCTTGTTAAGCTTTGAGAGGACCAGCTGCTCAGTGTCTGCGACAGTCACACACTCTTAtcacatcctgtgtgtgtgtgtgtgtgtgtgtgtgtgtgtgtgtgtgtgtgtgtgtgtgtgtgttatccgTATTATATTCAGACACTTTGTCAGAGGAGTTTTGGGGGGCaggagaggacacacacacacgcacacacacacacacacactgtggacCAGCACTTGTTGAACTccacctccctctttctccatcactcgtcttcctcctcctcctcatccctgttgtgttgtgtacagtatgtgtgtgtgtgctaatcCCACAGAGGTTGGCTCAGGTCCAGAGAattaccctgtgtgtgtgtgtgtgtaatatatgtgtgtgtgtgtgtgtccatcagtATCTGATGCTCACGATGgagttttataaaaaaaaaggattaaaatcgatgcagcagaaccagagatatcgtgtTTTTTTTATGGCACACACTCTTCTTTCTTGTCAATACTTGCcgactacattacccacaatgcaactcgaccgccGACAGATCATTCACAGAACCAGGTGTgctatgctagtagcggctaatgtagcctgcagcagagacgagcagcagctgcagagctcTGCTCATTTATTCTCAACGAGACTTTGtggataaataaagataaataaagatcAACTAATATGGCgcctccatcttcctccccctctcccccatcttcctccctccatcttcctccccctctccctccatcttcctccctccatcttctctctccatcttcctccctccatcttcctcctcctctctctccatccctccatcttcccccctctctccatccctccatcttcctcccctctctccatcttcctcccccctctctccatccctcctccatcctccctccccctctctcatcttcctccccctctctccatcttcctccctccatcttctctctccatcttcctccctccatcttcctcccctctctctccatccctccatgttcctcccctctccctccatcttcctcccctctccctccatcttcctcccctctctctccatccctccatcttcctcccctctccctccatcttcctccccccctccctcctctctccatcttcctctcccctctccctccatcttcctcccctctccctccatcttcctcccccctctctccatccctccatcttcctccccctctctccatcttcctccctccatcttctctctccatcttcctccctccatcttcctcccctctctctccatccctccatgttcctcccctctccctccatcttcctcccctctctccatcttcctcccctctctccatcttcctcccctctctccatcttcctcctctctctccatccctccatcttcctccccctctccctccatcttcccccctctccctccatcttcctcccccccctcctcctctctccatcttcctcccctctccctccatcatcttctcccctctccctccatcttcctcccctctctctccatccctccatcttcctcccctctccctcctctctccatcttcctctcccctctccctccatcttcctcccctctctctccatcttcctctcccccctccctcatcttcctcccctctcctccctacAGTTCAGTCGATCCTCTTACAGGCTGATTAGTGAGGATTTACAGCTAAATATTCCTGCCTTCCTCCATAACGAGCTCAGCGCCGCCTGCcgcactctttctctctttctctctctcttttatttcttctgtttcttttttccttcctcagTTATGAGACAAACTTTATGTCCCAGTCATccatccttttctttccttcctcccttcttccttctcttctcatCTTTTCTTGCTTAATTTCTCCATCCATGTCTcgtctttcttcctcctccgcCTTTGCCTCCGTGAACGATCGTCAGGAGTTATGGTGCAACGCGATAAACAAACTTCAAACTTTGAACTCAAgctgtgcgtttgtgtgtgtgtgagggttcGTTAGGAGttgtgttgccatggtgacagacttttttttcttctttttttaaggaggggtgggggtgtcGTCATAGCAACGAGGACTGGCCGAGCGCGTCCtgaaacctcctcctcctcctcccccctgtGACTTATTAagttgtcctctctctctctctgtttctctgcctctctcgcCCACTGGTGACTTATTagcctccccctctc from Siniperca chuatsi isolate FFG_IHB_CAS linkage group LG19, ASM2008510v1, whole genome shotgun sequence encodes the following:
- the rreb1a gene encoding ras-responsive element-binding protein 1 isoform X5 — encoded protein: MSRRKQPNPNKVKLMENSIEEQREEINEEESELTEEKTHNNLKAINGVMEEAVSGGEKLQNGDRGGGGGGGGGGIMGAEGGGDLSSINAMMSAVMSAAGTINGGGDGEGGSGVTSANSSAGPSPSPSPSKSLTAAMRAPPSRNARRNQDTKDDSSAFICPLCNKNCQTQHSLTMHIRQHNADTGATDHSCSICGKCLSSASSLDRHMLVHSGERPYKCNICGQTFTTNGNMHRHMKIHEKDPASGLLPVSPPSPTKRRRPSVKRRQEEENGEEPPSKKVVEDAVSEESSAVVHGAEEELLPCPICFKTCSSRLDLDAHMDAHPDTALRCDLCCLSFRTHRGLLRHNAGVHKLLPQDPSGHPFIQNNPSIPTGFNDLAFIDFSCRKFPHIAQVWCETNLRRCISKFHRFVCDCCDKAFPLRSALDIHKTASHPDKPAAPDTQETEDEAEDAAAENGVENGSQDVEKEVLPPEQASFLEALGLQHVSKVKSGPTDDEIHQAHLDSIKVIHVEPPSSSLPQEPASAYLSGGLGLTLGLGVSGLALSFPLLEGSGSASALQGLSQKDALSLLSLQPFQTGFLLQPDGGAATGSAASSGVKPGEAGGAGIVELADIQQILKVATAAPNQMGLTLPPLAKAPGFAGGQGQVQGQKAMPPLKPKPPITPRSSLTATTPPPLQSSQQASLGCISPSLPPPTPTLFKTPSSSSSSSSSSGNGGQLDTECMGDAHTPLSDSPPAATTAVHEEAGLSGRKPGTKGGNNANAGSAKGSFPCRFCDQVFAFSGVLQAHMRFHLGILPHQCNICDYVAPDKATLIRHLRTHSGERPYVCRVCHYPFTVKANCERHLRKKHAKTSRKEIEKNIKYVTSTTTANIAAAITAATTTTTQDMETGSAGTETTCRFCGEDLKTYRALQIHLRTHNGCQRKPFECRRCGAAFLAKRNCIHHLLKQHPEVQEREIEDHIATLLPAAVPAATVASGRAAAVSQMALNGIGQPPIQALQAVKVEELANVIYPTEMDQPLDFSAKGRGSGSQAGSPGVKLESVSPSFDCSILDQPIDLSIPSKRQRREAVSAEEKREIKMEQSCSSIVEQQQHALALSKEEKAANTLPPLHPHPQLGCYQLPPGSTPPPTSLNNSTRAQRLKPLLPKPASATSSTALKELPPLASIAQIIHSVSGAPDLLKREAAALEGKPQAVAASSQVDSAADAPGPSAVLETQSDDTSEGSSRKRSRKKPAALTVKEKAVVSGGGIDLESSGEFASVEKMLATTDANKFSTYLQTGAADLGGKRDVDRAAGGGEEKEGGVKEEVKPAASLVVPQSKGKKNAYSNSVQKMTCPFCPRVFPWASSLQRHMLTHTGQKPFPCPKCDAFFSTKSNCERHLLRKHGVTHRTLRRNGALAKKDGDEGSHESAESQSETEQVAPEAQDLSTSADSGSAPTSESPAPSEHQEAGSTTPSPTHKPSQGCSPAASGAEQPETETAEQPDQQGAPETSAAQGKPPPQSNSSKVESADDDDCHSNKSLDLNFGKKLIDFKLSTSSGPAQEEQPSQPASSSSSSTSSTSAPQVATESQEKEKSATASSSSSSSSSSPVVKQQPEYKHVCRVCNKSFRYATTLARHERAHLSEETPTPAPVEENPLAKEEAAESNTTKPTEEEKEEEQKMEMEEEEGGVRGGESEGGESGESEEEEKEKDERSDEEASEPKSLEGGEASGRRVDKRKKICNVCGKRFWSLQDLTRHMRSHTGERPYQCQTCERTFTLKHSLVRHQRIHLKPRGADRAAAGTDDASEDGDSCTPTPTSTCPTSENESECGSGSGSGAGAKELEEEEDIKEEGEEGDGAESATLEEESPAKQAESTADSEPPATVASEDPDAEEKSELSANPATQRPSVDTTPGPQATDTKTTTSDDSSASDLTPAPESNISKDPSPSSSSSLPEESVAAAPAEGFIQGLLEVHAKPPLEHILPNGEPPLVGVD